Proteins encoded within one genomic window of Lynx canadensis isolate LIC74 chromosome B4, mLynCan4.pri.v2, whole genome shotgun sequence:
- the CLEC7A gene encoding LOW QUALITY PROTEIN: C-type lectin domain family 7 member A (The sequence of the model RefSeq protein was modified relative to this genomic sequence to represent the inferred CDS: inserted 1 base in 1 codon; deleted 1 base in 1 codon), with protein MEYRSEVENLDEDGYTRLDFSSQGVTGRHVVLEKGTCATSPYWRPIAVTLGILCLVILVTAVVLGTTAIWRPNSESNPLKNDNFPSRNKENYSQPTQSSLEDSVAPTKALTTTGVFSNSCPPNWIIHENNCYLFRTSLASWNSSKKQCSQLHSNLLKIDSEKELEFIMKQASSQPDNSXWIGLSRHQTEGPWLWEDGSRFSSDLFQIRSTEIQENSSHDCVWIHLSIIYDQLCSLPSYSICEKKLSIK; from the exons ATGGAATACCGTTCTGAGGTAGAAAATTTGGATGAAGATGGTTATACTCGTTTAGACTTCAGCTCTCAAGGCGTCACTGGGAGACATGTGGTCTTAGAGaaag GAACTTGTGCTACGTCTCCTTATTGGCGTCCCATTGCCGTGACCTTGGGAATCCTATGCTTGGTAATACTGGTGACAGCTGTGGTCCTGGGTACCACGG CTATTTGGAGACCCAATTCAGAGAGCAACCCATTGAAGAATGACAACTTTCCatcaagaaataaagagaactacAGTCAACCCACACAATCATCTTTAGAAGACAGTGTGGCTCCTACCAAGGCTCTCACAACCACAG GAGTTTTTTCCAACTCTTGTCCTCCTAACTGGATCATACATGAGAACAACTGTTATCTATTTAGGACATCATTAGCTTCCTGGAATAGCAGTAAAAAACAATGCTCTCAACTGCACTCTAATCTCCTGAAGATAGACAGTGAAAAAGAACTG GAATTCATAATGAAGCAAGCGTCTTCTCAACCCGATAATT TTTGGATAGGGCTTTCTCGCCATCAAACTGAAGGACCATGGCTCTGGGAGGACGGCTCGAGATTCTCTTCTGACTT GTTTCAGATCAGAAGCACAGAAATTCAA GAAAACTCATCTCACGATTGCGTGTGGATTCACCTATCAATAATTTATGACCAACTTTGTAGTTTGCCTTCATACAGTATTTGTGAGAAGAAGTTGTCAATAAAATGA